CCGGCACCAATGAATTTTTCTTTCCCGTCAAAAGCGAAGAGGGAGAAATCACCGGTATCCTTTCCATAAATGACGTGCGCAGCCTGCTGTATGAAGAGAGCCTTTTTGATCTGGTGCTGGTGAAAGACCTTGCGCGCAAGCCTGCCACACTGGAGGAGGAAGATGATCTGTACACGGCGCTGCTCAAGTTTGTGGATACGGATCTCGGCCAGATTCCTGTGGTGGACGCGGACGATCATAATACCATTCTGGGACTCATCAACCGCTCGGACGTGTTCCACGCTTATACCAAGACATTGCAGAAACTGCGTGAAGACTGATGTCTTGTTCCGCGATGACAAACCCCCGATGACAAAACCCCCGTCTGCATATGCTGACGGGGGTTTTTTATGCCGGATGCTGCATGCTGAAAAACAGGCAGCGCCGCTGCGGAAAGCCGGCGGATATGTCAGCGCCGCCGCGGACCGTTGCCCGAAGACATGCCTTTAACTATCCATATGGAAACAAAGTAGGAGCCGGCAAAGAGCGCCAGCGTGAGAGCCACCTGCAGCAGAAAGTGGTCTTTGACGAACTGCTGGCCGGAAAGCAGGGTGTTGCCTGTGAATACCAGCGCCGCCCACAAAATGAGCTGGAGCAGGTGGTTTGTGTCGCGGATGACCTTGCGCCGGCTGCTCAGAAAAAAGCTGAGCACCCAGACCGCGACAAACAAAATGACAACAACCTTGAACATGATTACCCGTTCCGCACGTCGTTTTCCTGCGGTGTTTTGTCGTCCCGCTGGCTGTGTACCACTGTCAGCAGTTTGTCCAGCGCCGCCATGGGGTCGTCCTGCTGAAAAATATTGCGCCCGATGCTTACACCGGCGGCGCCGCATTCAAGCGCTTCTTCCATGTGCCTGATAAAATTTTCAAAGTCACCCATAGAAGGGCCGCCCGCCACCAGTACGGGCACGGGACAGGCATCAACGGCCCGTGAAAAACTGTCCATATGACCGGAATAGGGAACACAGACCATGTCGGGCCCCAGCTCGCCGCCCAGCCTGACACAATGGGCGATGAGCGAAGGGTCAAGCTCCTGCACTATGTTGCCGCCCCGCGCCACGATGACGGCCATCACCGGCAGGCCGTGCTGGTGCGCTTCTTCCGTGGCCATGCCCAGATCCGTAAGCATCCGGTCTTCCTGTTCGTTGCCGATATTCACCTGTACGGCCACGGCGTCGGCCCCCAGGCGCAGCGCTTCGGGAATGGAGCAGACCAGCGATTTGTTCCACGCGGGCAGCCCGTGCCGGGTTCCGGCGGAAAGCTGCACCACAAGCTGCGTGGCCGTGGGGATTTCATTTGCGTAGGCGCGTGCCGTGCCCTTGTTCAGCACCACGCCCTGCACCGGACGGTCGCCTATGTCCGCAAGCAGGCCGGGTATATTGTCCAGCCCGTGCAGCATGCCTTCACCGGCACCGTGGTCCAGCGGCAGCACCACGGCCCTGCCGCTGGGGGTCATGAAAAATCGTTCGAGTTTGCGGATGGCTCCGATCATGGTGTCTCCTGTGTATGGCATTGAACGCCGCGGGCATTGCAGCCGAGGAACGGACAGAAGGCCAGCGCTTCCGGCGTGAGATGTGTCCTGTGGCCGCTGCCTGCATACAGAACCAGCGGCGGGTGTATGGTGATGGCGGGATTAGCGTTTTTTCTGGCTTCCAGCAAGATGAGTCTGGCCGGCTGCTCCGCGCGTGAATGAACGGGCAGCAGGCTTTTGGCTTCCAGCCCTGCGGGGCGCAGCGTGCATAAAAGATCGGGCAGTCTTTCCGCCGGATAGATGCAGAAAAAGCGGCCCTTGTTGCGCAGAGCGTAAGCGGATGCGGCCACAAAGGCCGTCAGCGGACCGGCTGTTTCAAACAGGGCGCGTGTGCGTTGCTGTGTCGCCGCGTGCCTGCCCTGATGCGGCCGCCGGTACGGAGGGTTTGTCACCACCAGATCGAATGATTCCGGCGTGATGTCTGCGTGCGCGCGTACCTGCTGCGCATCGGCCTGTACCGCGCTGAACCGGTTGCCCAGTCCCAGCATGGCGGCGTTGTGCATGGCTGCATCGGCCAGCTGCGGGTCTATGTCAAATCCGGTGCCCTGCACCGTATCAAGCAGCAGGCACAGTGCCAGCCCCACCACCCCGCAGCCCGTGCCCGCATCAAGAAACCGCAGCGGTTTTGCGGGGGTGCCGTATGCGGCGGCGGTCCATGCGGCCAGCAGCAGCGCGTCCGCGGAAAAGCGGAACGAATCCGGCGGCTGCAAAAGTCCGCGCGGAAAATATTCCCGCGCCGCGTGTACATCCTGTTCTGTATTTTTTTGCGGCCTAAGGTTCTGCATGGGTATGTCCGATAGTGTGGTGTCAGTCTGCACGGTGTCAGCCTAGCCTGACGTGCCGCCGCGGACAAGTGCGGAATGCAGGACAGCTGCCGGGCGTGCACGGCGTGTCCGGTATTTGGCTCCATGCACGTTTTCTGCTAGCATCCGTCAAACCACCGGCAAACGGCCGGGGCGGCATCCGCAGGTGCCGGATGCCATGCTTTTTCACATGCTGCAAGGACAGGCTATTCATGAAGCAGTTTAGGGCCGACCTGCATATACATTCCCGTTTTTCCCGCGCCACAAGCAAAAAACTCACTGCCCGTCATCTGGCGGCATGGGCGGCCGTCAAAGGGCTGGATGTGCTGGGTACGGGAGACTTCACCCACCCCCAGTGGCGCGAGGAACTGGCCGCACAGCTGATTCCCGACGACAATACCGGCCTGTTGCGCCTGCGTGAAGCGGACGGGCTGGACGAAGAGATTTCTGTTTTTGCCGGGCGCCCGCTGGGCGGCCGTGTGCAGTTCATGCTGCAGGCCGAAATAAGCTCTATCTACAAACGGGGCGGCAAGGTGCGCAAGGTGCACAACCTTGTTTATGTGCCCACGCTGGAAGCTGCGGAGTCACTGTCGCGCAAGCTTGAGCAGGTGGGCAATCTCGCTTCCGACGGGCGGCCCATTCTGGGGCTTGATTCGCGCGACCTGCTTGAGATGGTGCTGGAAACCCACCCCAGAGCATTTCTTGTGCCCGCGCATATCTGGACTCCGTGGTTTTCCGTGTTCGGGTCAAAATCCGGCTTTGATTCCATAGAAGAATGCTACGGTGATCTGTCAGCGGAAATATTTGCGCTGGAAACAGGTCTGAGCTCCGATCCGGACATGAACTGGATGTGGAGTGCGCTGGACCGGTTCCGGCTTATCTCCAACTCGGACGCGCATTCCGGCGACAAACTGGGGCGCGAGGCCAACCTGTTCAGCGGAGACGTTTCCTACGACGGCATTTACAGGGCATTGCGCGGTGAAGGGCTGGGGCACCGGTTTCTGGGCACGCTGGAATTTTTTCCCGAAGAAGGCAAATACCACATGGACGGCCACCGCAAGTGCGGTGTCATCATGGACCCGCGTGAAACGGCGGCCAGAGACGGCATATGCCCCGTTTGCGGCAAGCCGCTCACCGTGGGGGTGCTGAGCCGTGTCATGGAGCTGGCGGACAGAGAAATGCCCGAACGACCGGCGGGACAGCCCGGTTTCATTTCGCTGGTGCCTCTGGCAGAGGTCATATCCGAAATTGTCGGCACCAGACCGGGCACCCGCAAGGTACTTGATTTTTATGCAGGCGCCGTATCGCGGTTCGGTTCGGAGCTGGGCATTCTGCAGGATGTGCCGGAAGAAGATCTGAGGACATTTTCCGCGCCGCTGGCTGAAGGCATTTCGCGCATGCGCCGCGGCGAGGTTGCGCGGCAGCCGGGTTGCGACGGCGAATACGGGGTTATCAGCGTGTTCACCCCGCGTGAGCGTGATGAGTTTAAAAACGGCCGCATGCTGATGGACCTGCCCTTGCCCGCTTGTGGCACAACGCGTACGGCGGAACCCGCCGCGGCTGCAGATGCTGTGCCGCAGGACGGCGGCGGAAACGGGCCGGAAACGCAGGCTGCGGCGTCCGGCGGAACGGCGGGTGCGGCCCTGCAGGACGCTGATGCCGGTGTGCAGGGTGTTTCCGACGAATTTATTTTTGAAGACGACGAGGCTGCGGAGCAGCCGCAGGGAGCCAACGAGGCCCAGCAGCGGGCCATGGACGCCGGACCGGAACCGGTGCTGGTGCTTGCCGGACCGGGAACGGGCAAGACCCGCACGCTGGTGGGGCGCATCCGCAGACTGGTGGATAACGGGGTTTCTCCGCGGCAGATACTGGCAGTGACATTCACACGCCGTGCCGCGACAGAGATGGACGGCAGGCTGCTGGCCGAGCTTGGGGGTAATGCGGCGCTGCCCCGTACCGACACCCTGCATGCGCTGGCCTTTGAATACTGGCACAAAGCCTATGACGATGCGCCGGTGCTGCTTTCGGAAGACGGCGCGCGGCGTGTGTTTGCCGAGGCCAATTCCGGCGAGACCGCGCAGCGGATACGGGAAGCGTGGGAACGCATAGCCGTGTGCCGCGAACGCATGTCCGTGTGCCATACGGATGATGCCCCGTTTCTGCACAGGTATGTGAAGCTCAAGGAATCGTGGAATCTTGCCGATTATACCGACCTGCTGGAATTCTGGCTGGAGCAGGTGAACAACGGTATTTACGCCTGTCCGTATGTGCATGTGCTGGTGGATGAAATTCAGGATCTTTCACCTCTGCAGCTTACACTGGTGCGTTCTCTGCTGCCTGAAAACGGTGCGGGGTTCTTCGGCATAGGCGACCCTGATCAGTCCATCTACGGTTTCCGGGGGGCGCACGGCGATGTGCGTGCGTTTTTCGGTGCGGCGTGGCCGGATATGCAGGTGATCAAACTGACCCGTAACTACAGATCTTCTCAGGCCATACTTGATTTTTCGGCTGCTCTGCTGCCGCAGGACCCGCCGCTGGTTGCCATGCGTGCGCTGCCGGGCGAGATACGGCTTTTTGAAGCGCCCACGGCAGAAGGTGAAGCTTCCTGGATTGCCGGGCAGGTACGTTCGCTTATCGGCGCCACAAGCCATTCTCTGGCCGACAGCGGGGCCACCCGCCTGAAAAGCGGCGGGCATGACGACGATGTGAGCGGTATGGCCGGTGCTCTCGCCCCCGGCGACATTGCGGTACTGGTACGCTTCAAGGCGGTTATTCCTGTTATCCAGCGCACGCTTGTCCGGCTGGGCATACCCTGCTCCGTGCCCGAGGCCGAAGCTTTCTGGGTGGAACCGCGCATACAGATGATTCTGGCCGCGGCGGGCCGTGTGCTGGGCATTGCCTACCGGTCGGAGGAAGAAACCATTTCGTGCCCCGACAAGGTGCTGGCCAAAGGACCTCTCGGGGTTTCGGCGTATCTGCAGGACATGCCGCCTTTTGATAATCTGTTCTGGCAGTCTCCGGAGTTCAGGCGTCTGGTGAAAGCTTATGACGAGTACGGGGGCTGGGCGGGTCTGCTTAACTGGGTGCACCTGCAGACAGAGCTTGAACTGGTGCGCAGCCGCAGCGAAAAAGTACAGATAATGTCGCTGCATGCGTCAAAAGGTCTTGAATTTAAAGCGGTATTTCTGCCTGCGCTGGAAGACGGCATACTGCCTTTTGCCAGCGCGGGCGTGTTGACGGGCAGCGTGGACAAGGCCCGCATGCGCACGGATACGGAGGAGGAACGCAGACTGTTGTATGTGGGGATGACCCGTGCGGAACAGGCGCTGTTTCTCAGCCGCGCGGCGCGGCGGATGCTCTACGGCAAGGAACTGCGGCTCAGGGAATCACGGTTTCTTCAGGGGCTGCCGCTGGGCGACCTGCGCCGTTCGACGCTGGTGGCGCACCAGAAGCGCAAGGAAAAACAGCTGACATTGATGTGACGGCGGCAGGGGGCGTGCGTACGCCCGCCTGCATACGGCGCTGCCGGCGGTGCGGGCTGCCGTCTGCAGTTGCGGCTAAAGCCTGTACAGATAACGCTCGTACAGTGCCGAAAACCGTGCGGCCGCACCCGCACTTATGCCGCAGTCGCGCAGTCTGCAGTATATGTGCAGCGGGTTGAGACGGTGTTGCAGGTAGCTTTTTATTTTCCGCATGGGAGCAGTCTTCCGTTGGGGGTGCTCATTCCGGATGCCGTCCGTGGACACAGGCTGCCGGTAATTTTTTTTGTGCAAGCGCCGTGCCTGTGCCGTACGGGGTGCACAACACCGGCTGGTTGCCGCTGCAGCCCGCCGTTACAGCTGTCTTGCCGTGCTCGTTTCGCGCGCCGTGCGGCGGTTTTCCGGCACGGGGCCTCGGGTGGCACGGACTGTGCTTTGTACAGGGCGGCTGCACTTCTTTCCGGTTTCCATATAGAACGTATCGGCGCAAGGCAAGCCCGGCACTAGGTCCGGGCACGTTTTTTATGGCGTGCCCGTTACCGTGTCCGGCCCTCTTCGGGACAGGGATGCTCCGGCGTGCATGATATGTCTGTTATCCTGACAGCCTGCGGCGCGGTTTGTGCTGTGTCCGGCCATGATGTATACTGAATAACCCGCGTAAGATTGCGGAACGGTGTGTATGAAGGAACAGCAAGGAACAGGGCGGTTGCCGCACGGCAGAATTCTGGCGGCACCCTCGTGGGTCATTCCCGCGGGGGTGGCGGAAAACTGCCGCTTTCTTGCCGGCAGGGTGGATGAAGTCGGGCTGCTGTTTCTGGAAAGTGAAGCCTGTCTTGCCTATTCGCGCCATGATCTGCCTGTGGATTTGGCCGACCTGCCCTTGAGCTGGCATGTGCATCTGCCTGTGGATTTGCCGTGGGGCGCAGCCCGCGCCCGTCCGGATACCGCACACCGCGACGGCAGCCGCTGTGCTGATATCTGCCTGCGGCTTATGGATAAAGTTGATTATCTGGGGGCGGTACGCGGGGTTGTGCATCCGCCGGCATATTGTCATGCCGCATACGCGGCGCAGGCGCTGGAAGCCTTTACCGCTGCCTGGACTGCCGCCGGTCTGCGGCCCGAAGACATTCTTCTGGAAAACATACAGGGCCAGCCGCTGACGGAACTGGCGGAAACTGTCCGGTCTCTGGGACTGTCGGTTTGTCTGGACACGGGCCATATGCTGTCCTACGGTCAGCATGGGATTCTGCGGGATGCGCGCCTGACAGGGCGCATACGCATGCTGCACCTGAATGCGGAACGCGCGGGCCGGCATGTGCCGCTGACTGTGCTGCATGACGAAGCGCTGCGCGTCTGCGCATCTGCCGTGCAGGCCGCCCCGTGTGACTCTGTGGTCATGATGGAACTGTTCGACTGGAAAGAAATAGAAGAATCACTGCCTGTGGCGGTCATGTGGCTTCGGGGGAGCGGCTGATGATACGGTTGATACTGGGGGGGGACAAATCGGGCAAGTCGGCCTTTGCGCTTTCTGCGCTGCAGGAAGGGGCAGGGCCGCATCTGCTGCTTGCCACCGGGCAGGCTGCCGATTTTTCCTTCAGGCGTCAGATTCTGGAACACAGAACTGCCCGCGCCCCTCATATTCCCGTTCGGGAAACCGGCACGGATCTGGTGTCCGCCCTGCTGCGGGGCAGAGACGGTTTCGGCTCGGTGCTGGTGGACAGTCTCGATTTCTGGCTTTTTGCCTGCCGCGAGGCAGGCATGCAGCAATACAGCGGAGACTTGGCGGAGTGTCTGCGGCTGGTCGGGCGTGATACAGAGATCACGCTTGTTTCCTGCGAGGCGGGGCTGGGCCCCGTACCTGCTGACCGCGCGACACGCATGTTCATCAGAGAACTGGGAGCCCTCAACCAGACCGTGGCGGCGCTGGCCGACGAGGTATGCTTTATGGTTGCCGGTATTCCCATGTATCTTAAGAGGCGCTAGATGTCTTATTTTCGCAAGCTTGAACCGGGGCTTTCACAACTTCTCGAACTTTTTTCGCGCGATGAGCGCTGGCTGATTGTCATCAACGCCGATCCCGACGCCATGGCATCGGCCATGGCCCTGCGCCGCATCATGATTCACAGGGTGTCCGACGTGGGCATAGCCCATGTGAACACCATATCACGGCCCGACAATCTGGCCATGGTGCGCTATCTGCACATTCCCATGGTCAAGTTCACCCCCACCGTGGCGGCGCAGTATGACCGGTTCGCCATGGTCGATTCTCAGCCCCATCATCATCCGGGGTTTTCCGGTGTGCATTATTCCGTGGTGTTCGACCACCATCCCCTGAGCGAAGAGGAACCCGTCATTGCCGACTTCAAGGACCTGAAGCCGGAATACGGCACCTGTTCGGCACTGATGACCGAGTATCTGTACAATCTCAAGATACGTCCCGGAAAACTGCTTGCCACCGCGCTGCTTTTCGGCATCAAGACGGATACAAACAGCTTCGAACGCGAATCCTGCGACATCGATATCCGCGCATTCCGGTATCTTTCCAAGTTTGCCAACCATCAGCTGCTCTCGCGCATCGCCCGCAGCGAATTCCGGCTGGAGTGGCTGGATTATTTTTCACGCGCGTTCACCAGCCTGCACACTGTGCGTTCCGGGCGATACGTGTATGTGGGCGAGGTGGACAACCCCGATGTGCTTGTGGTTATTGCCGACTTTTTTACGCGGGTGCACGAAATCCGCTGGGCCGTGGTGGCCGGGGTGTACAAGGATACGCTGGTCATTATTTTCCGCGGCGACGGTGTGGTGCGCAATCTGGGCAATTTTGCCAAGCTGCAGTTCGGCGATATCGGCTCTGCGGGGGGGCACAAGACCATGGCCCGCGCCGAGGTGCCTTTGCAGCGTCTGGAGGGCAAAGATGTGGAAATGTTCGTTTTCAAGCGTCTGGTAAGCCCCCCGAAGCGCGTCCGCCCCAGAGAGGAAGAGCGTCAGGCTGATGCCGCAGGCAACGACAGGAAAAAAGAATGATACCCCGCCGCCCGCTTGCGGGCTGTGCAGGTGATGTTGTTTATATGGGAAAAGGCAGCCGGAGGCTGCCTTTTCCTGCAGGGATTGCGGATGGAGTCCGCCGGAACCGTTCATGAGCCGGCAGTTGTTCCTGTAGTCGGCGGCCTTGCGGCCGCGGGGTATGTTCAGGGGGCTTCGCCGGTCCGTACCCGTACTGTTCTGGCCACGTCCTGCACAAAGATTATGCCGTCTCCCTCACGTCCGGTGTGGGCACCTGTCTGCAGCGCCGCCAGAGCGTCTTCCGCTTTGTCCGCGGGTACCCCCACCTCTATGCGGACCTTTTTCAGCAGATTCACTTCCGTCACAATGCCGCGATAGGTTTCGGTAAAGCCTTTCTGCTGTCCGCTGCCCAATGCGTTGGTCACGGACATGGCGTATATGCCTCTGGCATAAAGAGCCTTTTTCACCGTCGAGAGCTTTTCAGGGCGTATATAGGCGATAAGCAATTTCATGATGGTTCTCCTTTGGCCTGCTATTCCACGGTGAAAATCTGAAATCCGTTGTACGATTCGGAACCGTGTTCCGTGATATCCAGACCTTTGAGCTCTTCTTCGGGAGAGACACGCAGGCCCGCCACTGCGGCCACAATGCGGAACACCACCAGCCCCATGCCGAAGGCCCAGGCGAATACCACCGCCACACCGAGAGCCTGTACCATGAGCAGAGAAGCATCGCCGCCGTATACAAGGCCTGTGGATCCGCCGTAAGAGGGATGCGCCAGCAGCCCCACCATCAGCGTACCTATGGCGCCGCACACGCCGTGCACGGAAACCGCGCCCACGGGGTCGTCGATCTTCAGAATCTTGTCCAGAAACTCAATGGAGAGCACGACCACAAAGCCGCAGATGATCCCCACGATGATGGCGCCGGAAGGGGAAAGCTCGTAACAGCCTGCCGTGATGCCCACCAGACCTGCCAGAGCGCCGTTCATGGTTATGGATGCATCGGGTTTGCCGAACCGTATCCATGCGGTGAGCATGGCGGTAACGGTACCGGCACAGGCTGCCAGACTGGTGTTCACGGCGATATAGCCTATGGTGCCGTCTGCGGTGGTGGTGGAGCCGGGGTTGAACCCGAACCAGCCGAACCACAGTATGAACACACCCAGAGCCGCCAGCGGAATGTTGTGGCCCGGTATGGCCCGCACGGAGCCGTCGGGTCCGTATTTGCCCGCACGGGGACCCACCACGATGGCCCCGGCAAGGGCAACCCAGCCGCCCACGGAATGGACAACCGTCGATCCTGCGAAGTCGGCAAAGCCCAGCCCTTCAAGCCATCCGGCGTTTCCGGCCAGTCCGCCCCATGCCCAGTGGCCCGATACGGGGTAGATGATGCCTGTCACCAGTACGGAGACAATGATGTAGCTGGCAAATCTGGTGCGTTCGGCAATGCCGCCGGATACGATGGTGGCCGCCGTGGCCGCGAACACCGACTGGAAGAACCAGAAGGTCAGATCCCACATGCCGCCTTCTGTGGCGGGGTCCACATGGGCAAGGGCAAATCCCGATGTGCCGATGAAGCCGCCTGCGTCGGCGCCGAACATGAAGGCATAGCCGACCAGAAAGAACACCAGTGAACCCGCCGCAAAGTCCACAAAGTTTTTCATGAGGATGTTGCCCGCGTTTTTGGCACGGGTGAATCCGCATTCCACCATGGCAAATCCGGCCTGCATGAGCATGACCAGAATGGCGGCGATGAGCGTCCAGAGGATGTTGCCATGCTGCTGGCTGAGCATTGCCGGAGCATCTTCCGCCAGTGCGGGTGAAGCGTGGAGCAGAGTTGCCACAACCAGCCAGAGAGCCGCCGTGCGGGCAAAACGTTTTGCCGGATGGCGGGGTGACGATACGGGTGCGTGCATGGAATAATCCTCCTTTTGGGCAGGGCCCGTTCTAATGGCGATGTTCCGGTAAGAGCAAAAGGAGGGCCAAATATGATAACGTGCTGTTATTATATGTTTTCTGTTTTTAAGTGGGATTCAGGCGCTTTGTTATAGTGCTAGTAATTCACATATATGTTAAAAATAAGCTTGTGTAATTTACAAAAAAGTAAATTTACGTCAAAAAAGAACGGAAATAAAATATCAGAAAAAACAAAAAAGCCGATTGACAATTCCGGTAACAGCTGAGTAGGTAGACACATGCATCGGAATTCCGGTTGCACAAAATACTGTTGAGGACGTAGCTGACACAATGAAGACCCAGACTTCCGCCATATCTTACGTGTACTTTTGGTACTACTTTTTTGGCTATGGAAGCGTCCGTGGTCT
Above is a window of Oleidesulfovibrio alaskensis DSM 16109 DNA encoding:
- a CDS encoding tRNA1(Val) (adenine(37)-N6)-methyltransferase, with translation MQNLRPQKNTEQDVHAAREYFPRGLLQPPDSFRFSADALLLAAWTAAAYGTPAKPLRFLDAGTGCGVVGLALCLLLDTVQGTGFDIDPQLADAAMHNAAMLGLGNRFSAVQADAQQVRAHADITPESFDLVVTNPPYRRPHQGRHAATQQRTRALFETAGPLTAFVAASAYALRNKGRFFCIYPAERLPDLLCTLRPAGLEAKSLLPVHSRAEQPARLILLEARKNANPAITIHPPLVLYAGSGHRTHLTPEALAFCPFLGCNARGVQCHTQETP
- a CDS encoding UvrD-helicase domain-containing protein, which gives rise to MKQFRADLHIHSRFSRATSKKLTARHLAAWAAVKGLDVLGTGDFTHPQWREELAAQLIPDDNTGLLRLREADGLDEEISVFAGRPLGGRVQFMLQAEISSIYKRGGKVRKVHNLVYVPTLEAAESLSRKLEQVGNLASDGRPILGLDSRDLLEMVLETHPRAFLVPAHIWTPWFSVFGSKSGFDSIEECYGDLSAEIFALETGLSSDPDMNWMWSALDRFRLISNSDAHSGDKLGREANLFSGDVSYDGIYRALRGEGLGHRFLGTLEFFPEEGKYHMDGHRKCGVIMDPRETAARDGICPVCGKPLTVGVLSRVMELADREMPERPAGQPGFISLVPLAEVISEIVGTRPGTRKVLDFYAGAVSRFGSELGILQDVPEEDLRTFSAPLAEGISRMRRGEVARQPGCDGEYGVISVFTPRERDEFKNGRMLMDLPLPACGTTRTAEPAAAADAVPQDGGGNGPETQAAASGGTAGAALQDADAGVQGVSDEFIFEDDEAAEQPQGANEAQQRAMDAGPEPVLVLAGPGTGKTRTLVGRIRRLVDNGVSPRQILAVTFTRRAATEMDGRLLAELGGNAALPRTDTLHALAFEYWHKAYDDAPVLLSEDGARRVFAEANSGETAQRIREAWERIAVCRERMSVCHTDDAPFLHRYVKLKESWNLADYTDLLEFWLEQVNNGIYACPYVHVLVDEIQDLSPLQLTLVRSLLPENGAGFFGIGDPDQSIYGFRGAHGDVRAFFGAAWPDMQVIKLTRNYRSSQAILDFSAALLPQDPPLVAMRALPGEIRLFEAPTAEGEASWIAGQVRSLIGATSHSLADSGATRLKSGGHDDDVSGMAGALAPGDIAVLVRFKAVIPVIQRTLVRLGIPCSVPEAEAFWVEPRIQMILAAAGRVLGIAYRSEEETISCPDKVLAKGPLGVSAYLQDMPPFDNLFWQSPEFRRLVKAYDEYGGWAGLLNWVHLQTELELVRSRSEKVQIMSLHASKGLEFKAVFLPALEDGILPFASAGVLTGSVDKARMRTDTEEERRLLYVGMTRAEQALFLSRAARRMLYGKELRLRESRFLQGLPLGDLRRSTLVAHQKRKEKQLTLM
- a CDS encoding P-II family nitrogen regulator produces the protein MKLLIAYIRPEKLSTVKKALYARGIYAMSVTNALGSGQQKGFTETYRGIVTEVNLLKKVRIEVGVPADKAEDALAALQTGAHTGREGDGIIFVQDVARTVRVRTGEAP
- a CDS encoding ammonium transporter, which translates into the protein MHAPVSSPRHPAKRFARTAALWLVVATLLHASPALAEDAPAMLSQQHGNILWTLIAAILVMLMQAGFAMVECGFTRAKNAGNILMKNFVDFAAGSLVFFLVGYAFMFGADAGGFIGTSGFALAHVDPATEGGMWDLTFWFFQSVFAATAATIVSGGIAERTRFASYIIVSVLVTGIIYPVSGHWAWGGLAGNAGWLEGLGFADFAGSTVVHSVGGWVALAGAIVVGPRAGKYGPDGSVRAIPGHNIPLAALGVFILWFGWFGFNPGSTTTADGTIGYIAVNTSLAACAGTVTAMLTAWIRFGKPDASITMNGALAGLVGITAGCYELSPSGAIIVGIICGFVVVLSIEFLDKILKIDDPVGAVSVHGVCGAIGTLMVGLLAHPSYGGSTGLVYGGDASLLMVQALGVAVVFAWAFGMGLVVFRIVAAVAGLRVSPEEELKGLDITEHGSESYNGFQIFTVE
- a CDS encoding 2-amino-3,7-dideoxy-D-threo-hept-6-ulosonate synthase, coding for MIGAIRKLERFFMTPSGRAVVLPLDHGAGEGMLHGLDNIPGLLADIGDRPVQGVVLNKGTARAYANEIPTATQLVVQLSAGTRHGLPAWNKSLVCSIPEALRLGADAVAVQVNIGNEQEDRMLTDLGMATEEAHQHGLPVMAVIVARGGNIVQELDPSLIAHCVRLGGELGPDMVCVPYSGHMDSFSRAVDACPVPVLVAGGPSMGDFENFIRHMEEALECGAAGVSIGRNIFQQDDPMAALDKLLTVVHSQRDDKTPQENDVRNG
- a CDS encoding DHH family phosphoesterase encodes the protein MSYFRKLEPGLSQLLELFSRDERWLIVINADPDAMASAMALRRIMIHRVSDVGIAHVNTISRPDNLAMVRYLHIPMVKFTPTVAAQYDRFAMVDSQPHHHPGFSGVHYSVVFDHHPLSEEEPVIADFKDLKPEYGTCSALMTEYLYNLKIRPGKLLATALLFGIKTDTNSFERESCDIDIRAFRYLSKFANHQLLSRIARSEFRLEWLDYFSRAFTSLHTVRSGRYVYVGEVDNPDVLVVIADFFTRVHEIRWAVVAGVYKDTLVIIFRGDGVVRNLGNFAKLQFGDIGSAGGHKTMARAEVPLQRLEGKDVEMFVFKRLVSPPKRVRPREEERQADAAGNDRKKE
- a CDS encoding bifunctional adenosylcobinamide kinase/adenosylcobinamide-phosphate guanylyltransferase; its protein translation is MIRLILGGDKSGKSAFALSALQEGAGPHLLLATGQAADFSFRRQILEHRTARAPHIPVRETGTDLVSALLRGRDGFGSVLVDSLDFWLFACREAGMQQYSGDLAECLRLVGRDTEITLVSCEAGLGPVPADRATRMFIRELGALNQTVAALADEVCFMVAGIPMYLKRR
- the cbiR gene encoding cobamide remodeling phosphodiesterase CbiR, with protein sequence MKEQQGTGRLPHGRILAAPSWVIPAGVAENCRFLAGRVDEVGLLFLESEACLAYSRHDLPVDLADLPLSWHVHLPVDLPWGAARARPDTAHRDGSRCADICLRLMDKVDYLGAVRGVVHPPAYCHAAYAAQALEAFTAAWTAAGLRPEDILLENIQGQPLTELAETVRSLGLSVCLDTGHMLSYGQHGILRDARLTGRIRMLHLNAERAGRHVPLTVLHDEALRVCASAVQAAPCDSVVMMELFDWKEIEESLPVAVMWLRGSG